ACATTTTTgttatagaaaattcgcgacaaagtactttcgtcagttgttcttgtcaaaagaacggtataatgtaagtaAGAGTATACTTAGATTTACATTGCATTCGCGGTATTACTGTATAAAATCTGActgttttttaatgatttttctgCTACTGcacatgaaaaacaaatgacttttctctttgGTCTTCTTCTTATGATCTTGGCGTAGATTACTTTTCTTGTCTCAATAATCGTAGAACAACAAGTTATGGTCgcaattcttttttctttacttaTCAGTTAAATTTTAGAATGCGCTACCAGTGATTTTATCCGTACGACTGGggtaacaggttttaaaataaGAATCCGGGCAGCATTTTGTATAGCCACTTTTATgttgaattaatttttctttaaatattttatatttatttagttatgtatccgtatatgctatgtattttagctgtaaatgttatGTCaccaagatattagctcttgtagttactttgaaatttgagatgaaagaaagtttatgcTATCGTTTGTTTACCTTAAGTTTGTTTGTAATGCTCTGATCCAAAACAGTTCTTCCTAGGACTACATTGACCGGGACGATCGTGGTTCAATTAAATAGGAATCTTAACGATTAAGGCGATCTTTGTATGGGATGAAATTTTATGCGCCGAGTGTtcttaaaaatacttttgaagtTCGACAGAACAGACAGAGTAAAACTTACTGACGCAGAATTTAAGGGCGTTTAGAGATCTTGTTGCTCTCCTAACCTAAATAGGGTGACAAAATAAACCAGTCTTTCTTTGTAACGGTCAGGACCGAGCTGTTGAGCTTGTTTTGGTTCTTCCTTAGGACGTCGTTTATATTGTACGCGATTCTTCCTTGAGGGTAACTGTCAAGATATATATTCCGAATGTGTGCACCGAGCCGGTGCGTGATAAATCACGCAAGGTTCTAACGTGACATCTCCCTTATCAAGACGGATATGGCAAACTGAAACTAAACAAGGTTCCAAAGCATCATCTAAGTCTGAAGGGGTGGTCCTTAAACTAATACCGACTTGACGATGTCTATATAGTTTCAATAAGAAGCTGAAGTGGACTTCGAATCCCTTGGCTTCTTCTGATGGGTTGGTCAGCTTGTGaagtcaaataataataataataataataataataataataataataataataataattatgatgatgatgactgtTTATTCACAAATCCATAGGAAAGTGAAGGAGATAAAGGAGATTATCCCTATCTAGTTTATCTCCTGATaccaaaataaattaaaaacaataattatttacaactGTTTAAAGTACtaactataaaaatatataatacgTCACATAATAAAAGAATTTAGGGTTCACAAGAAAAATTTGCAAGGTGACATTTCAGTCTGTTCTTAAAAGTGTTCAAATTTTCCGCCTTAGCAATGCCCTTCGGTAGACTATTCCACTTATCGACTATGCGTATAAGAAAAGAAtgtttaaaactatttaaagttgTGGATGCAAACTTAAGTTTAAAAGGGTGATTAGCTCTTAAGGGCCTAAGATCATGTGCAAACGTAAAAATGCTGAGGAATCTAGTCCATTAAGACTATTTATTGTCTTATAACACTTGATAGGCCACGAAAATAATCTTCTTTGTTTAAGTGTTGGCCACTTAAGGAGCTTTAGACTTCTTCGTAGGGCATGTCTTGCCCAATACTTCCAAGGGCACATTTGGATGCCCTGCGTTGAACTTTCTCCAAGGTGTTAGAGTCTTTTTTAAGGTGCGGACACCAAACTGGACAGCAGTACGAGAGAATAGGACGTACTAGGCTCTTATAAAGTTTCGAAAACAACTCAGGATTTTTTGTACCCACCGTTCGTCTTATGAATCCAAGCACACTGTTTGCCTTATTTGCGCATTTGTTGGCTTGCATACTCCATGAAAAGTTCCATGATAAGTTATGACAAGTTAAGAGACACAAATATAGGATTAATCACTGATTGTGAAGTGCGTTCGTTGGAGAAATCTCTAGATGAGAGACGATGGATTTAATATATAAACAACGACTATCAAAAATATTAATACGGATAGATGTGAAGCTTGTGGATGGTGGCTAAAAATCTAAAGCTTAGAGTAAAGAGATGATAACGTCTCAAAAACTTAATTTGTGAAAATCTgcattttgttgaaattgtcAGAAGGATTATTAGTAAGAAATTAGCGCGGTCGATGCAAGTATTGACTAAGGCAGCGCTTACCGGACGCGGTTTCATTTGGTgcaaaatttgcattgttcaattcaaaatttagcacgtagtgctgcgctcgcttataccatcgcgacttggattttctggcgaagaCAGTTCCGtataaacacttccaaaccgcatcgattttcacgcggtttcgaagtcatgaaaccgtggCGATGTGAagccgcgttcgtgtaaacgctgcctcatACAAACAAGGTAGGCTATCGTACTTTGCGTATATGCAGTATCTATGCACGTATGACGTAACtcaagatggcgctgaaaaagcagacgaacGAAACATTGCTAAAGCTCACCCATGCACATgatacccaagattagaaattgcCTTCTAATGTCGAACGCAGTTAATAAACAACAAGTCTCGTTATAGTAAGCAAAACAGTCCATCTTTTATGAATTTGAGTCGGGCAACTCTAGTGGAATTGTTTATCTTGATTTTACATTAGTCTACCAAATAATAAGACAATTTGCTCGTCTTCTAGTGAGAAAACACACTAAACTTTCATGGAATGGAACGTCACAATATCCACTAAAAATGTGGAACAACACGAATGAAATACACCAAAGCCCAAAGAATCGTGTATGAACGTACTAAGACAAGATTGAAAAGGACCGCTTAGTCCTGGTATCAGTCAGCCCAGGATCGTCGAGCCTGGCGATCTCAGCTTCgtgcaggaaaacaacaaggcGTGGACATGCTCAAGACCAGAGTCGAAACCAGAAGACGCAGTAGAAAAGCGACGGGCCTATCATCGTCATTACTTTAGGACCGGGACCATAACTAAGCTAAGCtcaataagtaagtaagtaagtaagtaagtgagcAAGTGAGTAAGTGAGAAAGCGATCAACCCAGCAAGCTCAATGAAAGGTATCCAATGAGTTTTACGCAACTGAGCTTTTGGACGGATGTGCTGAACGCAGTGTTTCCTTCTGAGGCCGAGACATTTCAGAATTCCCTCAAATCCTCCGAAATTGAACCgacggttgttcaaaaggttgaTAGTTTTAGGCTATCCACCGGGTAAACCACAATTCAACAGAAAAACGTTGTCaaaaccaactgagttatccgctggatagcgatttGGCCGGTGAATAGCGCCATACAAGGCCGTCTAACTTTATCCATTGGAGAAGTCAGTGtccaaaatataaatatacgtAGTGGTTTaactttgtttttggtttgaagaGTTCTTTGaaactggtttaatttttttagaagactgcccattttaacatacttggatatctttctgtaattaGTATATGGCGAATTGTGATGTATGTAAAACACtcttgatgtacatgtacaaccacATGATATATGTATGTCATTCTTATTGTGTAAATAGCACATCTTAATGTTTGTCCCTTTTTAACAAGCGTATAGTATGGTCAAACTGTTTCTTACCGTTGCAGCTATTTCCATTAACATGCACAATAATATTTCACGCGAAAGTTGCGTCATCTTTGTTTTCTTGTCTGGCGCGAAAACATGGAGCAGATCGATTTTGTCATGTGAATGCGGTACGAACTTGCTTATGGAACGGAACTGGTTCCGGAATGAAAGTTATTCCGTAATCATGTCACTAGCCCCAAAGGCCCCCTGTGTTGTTCAAGTAGTTGGCATATTCAAAcgacaaaaacaatatttgtaaaaaccaGGACACATCCTCTATTTGCAAAACTTCTTCTTGCTCTTCTGAAAAAATCTGAAAGCAGACCAGgtgttttattaaaaatatatccGGTGTAGAACCTAAATATTTACAATGACTAATCACTGGTGCTCGACATGCACCGGAAGGCTGACCAGCTTCTGTTTCATTCTTAAGTCACCTTGCCTATCTCCTCAGTATCTTACTCTTACCATGAGCTTTTTTTACAGAGCTGCTAACTCTGTAACAGCTTGGAATGATGATGAACTTAATCTCTCAATTCCTATCCTCTTGAAGTGATATAGAGTATTTTGGCTTTCTTGTTCCTGAATGCAACTTAAACAGCTTTCTAATAGTTGGCCTTCTCTGTTCCTTTGCCCAGCTCAATCCGAACGTTCCCACTAGCCTCGGTCTCATTCTATATCGCATTCTGCTTCTTAAGGGCAATTGAAATGGTCTAATCCTCGGCCGTGCCCTTGACCGAGAAGCTGTCGGTTTTTGAGGGCTAGTATCCATCCAAGGTAAATCCGGGTTTTTGTCGGGAAGTTCCGTTTGCAAAAGAGATATCTGGTGAGGATTTACTATACTAATTGGCTGGTTACCAATCTCGCTGTTGGGCGAAGCTACAGCTGATTTATGAGTAGCAAGGTTTTGAAGTTGGAACATGTACATAAGACGATTGTTGAGTGCTGCGTCCTTTATCTTCTGCCTCTCTTGTTCTTCTTGCTCAGAATTCACGTTTCCTTAGAAAAAATAATCGAGTTGAAACTGAAACATGAAGTTGAAGCCAAAAGTAGGAAAGTGTGTACCTCTGGTCGCTTAGGAAAATGACAGTGATTTTCTGGCCAATCGCTAAGCAAAGCCATCACAAGGTAACTATGGCGACCCTAAAATGTAAACTTTCTCAATTCCATTTTGTAATAAAAGGTGAAGTCGGcaacgagcctagaaggcccatcaggccggcacttatctccggttactgtagcatgaagcgactaggagtatttctacttccccctggatgggatgctagtccaccacagggttaccccccagcattaaattcgccggtacccatttatgcacctgggtggagagaggcaccgtgagagtaaagtgtcttgcccaagaacacaacacaatgtccctggccaggaccctAACCCGGGCCACTCGATGGAGTCGAGCGCaataaccatgaggccaccgcacctccctACCATTTTGTGATACGGTAGGTTAATTGGTATTGTATTTACAAATTGCATAAGATGTTTATTCTATAATTTTGTCACAAATTACTAATTGGGGAAACACGTGGTGCATCGGATTTTCAAAGACAACTGTACTTCTGTTGACTCTCCCCTcagttttgtaaattttttgatGATGGCTAGCAAAAATGGCGGTGCTTCGGAGTTGAAAAACATTAAAACCAGGTAATAACTGAATGGCAGGGTTCAAATACCAATGCAACTAGTGTAATTGTCTATCTGGTAACAAACTCAAACTCGGCTAGCAATCTTATTGTTAATTAGAATTGGAATACATTTAAATCTTGCTCATCTTCTCCTTCGGAAGAAGGAAGAAGTAACTGTAGAATTCTTTACGTGCTTTTTCCAACTTTTACATTTAGTAGAGATAATGGAAACTTTTCATCTGTAATTAAAAAGAATCGCCTTTAGTAAAAGTTTTGGACTTCATTTAAACGCAAGCCTCTCGTCTCACCTAGCTCTTCTTGTAATATCTTTGTCTGCAGCTTCTCGTCCAACTTGTTGTCTTGATCATTTAAGAGAGGATGTATGATGTTATTAAGAGCGGACACTGCGTCTGGAGGACTATCATCTTGATTATCCGCCTCGGCAAATTTGTTTGAATTAACTGGTTGCGTCACTCGAAAAACGCCGCTATTCGATGGACTGTCATCCATTGGAAGCATGCCAGGGTTGGTTGTGGTCTGCGACAGGAGCAACTGGTTATTATCACTCCCTCCTCCCCCACCAATATGAGGTGGCGTTCCATCGTTGAGATCCTTTAAGTAATCATCTATGGTCATTTTCCCTGAATTTTGGTCGTAAATGTGCAAAAGACCATCGTCGGATGGTTTTAATCTCCCTGTTAATGCATCCTTCAGTCTTTGAGTACAAAAGTAGAGTTTAGATTAGTGCTTACCCACGGAATAGTCATTAACTTCAAATACAGTGTTTAAATTAAGTAGCAAAACTGGCACCTTGGAAGTATTTGGGATCTAGGTTTTTTTGTTTAGGGAAAAGCTCGCTCAAAAGGTAAAAACACTTGCGCCAACTAACAAACTAACGATATATCCACCCAGTCGAACAATTAATTCGGGCTTAAGTTTGAATCAAGAAGCAATGGATCAAGACCAACACAAAACAGTGGAGCAGAAGAACAGAAACACTTAATTTGGGTACATGATCATCTCAGGTTAGGGggaaaaccttaaagaaaaaaaaaactttaaagcAGACTCAAAAACAACCTACCTAGATCCCAGCAACGTAACATGACAGACCACACCAACAATTACAGTTCACCGATGTTGTCATTGAGCCGTTAATCATCAAGTGATTTGATTATCTTGGCGTAATGAATCTTTTTACTGGTCTTCGTGGCCAGGGAAGTCAAACCCAAGAACTTTTTTGACAATCAATTAAGACTTCAATTGCATACTTACTTGCCACTGAGGTAGTCTTCAAAGTCacttttgttcttgtttaaaaACTTCCTGAGCATTCGCAGAAGGTAGTGCTTTAGCCTTCTCCGAAAGTAGTGCTTCCGCTTTTGCCTTAGTCTTTGGCACACATCGTTTTGAATCCGAAACAGTCTgcaaattttcttctttcttttagcATCGAAATTCTTGAAATTGTTGAGAATTTCTTGCCATCGAAGTTCAAAGCCTTCTGGTTGCTCAACATTTAATTTGTGGTCATCTTTGATGCCAAGATCTTCGTTCAACTGATGTTCTAAACCAGATCCATCCGTTGTATTCCTTCCTACGTTATTCTTCCCTCTGCACATTTTAGCGGTGACATTCTTGCGGTCCGTTTTAAGGTCGGTGTTGTCAGGATTGTCGCAGTCAGCTGATGTATCCTCATCATCGAAAGGATCTTctatgtcatcatcatcatcatcgtcattatcatttTCCTCGGCTTCACCATCTTTTTCATAATCTTCATCATTATCTTCGTCATTATTTCTCTCATTCTCCTTTTCTCCTTGCCTTATCATTTGATTCAATGTGTCTTCATTAA
The genomic region above belongs to Montipora capricornis isolate CH-2021 chromosome 5, ASM3666992v2, whole genome shotgun sequence and contains:
- the LOC138049186 gene encoding uncharacterized protein isoform X1 → MTRIWVSLILYLILGSAISADEVERKADDMANAIAQQNEKVEEESNAMEKAIEEKGKQLDTKEQEDKFEKASKEVDAVGDTAQSQFEQKANLVAKLGEDADNAIESQAKKVEALSSKADLTEDNASKMVEDTGSLKMEITARKRNWPGKVEPSRVVVFPDSAVRGTDTTNMQIKEFHPKGGRGKWLAVHIPDRMPYPRRNVKVIASRKAVKDLHRVVGPNKASLALEIQSLLGVNEDTLNQMIRQGEKENERNNDEDNDEDYEKDGEAEENDNDDDDDDDIEDPFDDEDTSADCDNPDNTDLKTDRKNVTAKMCRGKNNVGRNTTDGSGLEHQLNEDLGIKDDHKLNVEQPEGFELRWQEILNNFKNFDAKRKKKICRLFRIQNDVCQRLRQKRKHYFRRRLKHYLLRMLRKFLNKNKSDFEDYLSGKLKDALTGRLKPSDDGLLHIYDQNSGKMTIDDYLKDLNDGTPPHIGGGGGSDNNQLLLSQTTTNPGMLPMDDSPSNSGVFRVTQPVNSNKFAEADNQDDSPPDAVSALNNIIHPLLNDQDNKLDEKLQTKILQEELGNVNSEQEEQERQKIKDAALNNRLMYMFQLQNLATHKSAVASPNSEIGNQPISIVNPHQISLLQTELPDKNPDLPWMDTSPQKPTASRSRARPRIRPFQLPLRSRMRYRMRPRLVGTFGLSWAKEQRRPTIRKLFKLHSGTRKPKYSISLQEDRN
- the LOC138049186 gene encoding bridging integrator 2-like isoform X2, giving the protein MTRIWVSLILYLILGSAISADEVERKADDMANAIAQQNEKVEEESNAMEKAIEEKGKQLDTKEQEDKFEKASKEVDAVGDTAQSQFEQKANLVAKLGEDADNAIESQAKKVEALSSKADLTEDNASKMVEDTGSLKMEITARKRNWPGKVEPSRVVVFPDSAVRGTDTTNMQIKEFHPKGGRGKWLAVHIPDRMPYPRRNVKVIASRKAVKDLHRVVGPNKASLALEIQSLLGVNEDTLNQMIRQGEKENERNNDEDNDEDYEKDGEAEENDNDDDDDDDIEDPFDDEDTSADCDNPDNTDLKTDRKNVTAKMCRGKNNVGRNTTDGSGLEHQLNEDLGIKDDHKLNVEQPEGFELRWQEILNNFKNFDAKRKKKICRLFRIQNDVCQRLRQKRKHYFRRRLKHYLLRMLRKFLNKNKSDFEDYLSGKLKDALTGRLKPSDDGLLHIYDQNSGKMTIDDYLKDLNDGTPPHIGGGGGSDNNQLLLSQTTTNPGMLPMDDSPSNSGVFRVTQPVNSNKFAEADNQDDSPPDAVSALNNIIHPLLNDQDNKLDEKLQTKILQEELGEMNTVKRFHQKRGSSEAS